The Telopea speciosissima isolate NSW1024214 ecotype Mountain lineage unplaced genomic scaffold, Tspe_v1 Tspe_v1.0143, whole genome shotgun sequence genome includes a region encoding these proteins:
- the LOC122647759 gene encoding uncharacterized protein LOC122647759, whose translation MAPKRRRGRGQIEVPQESPATPVNEGQTQMEPVLDAIGNLVGALQNQTNWVEVTAQATPTVGSGSRREVTETEDKHVLMDFKKLHSVAFKGTDADPAVSTQWISDLEKVYEVIRCTNAQKVMCATFMLQGEADQWWKMTKPILEAGDRQITQDEFKVAFDHKFFPPCVKQKKIFEFMHLTQGSQTVMMYERKFEELSRYAPQMVSTEEMKAQQSEQGLRVEIQKSISPMQLKTYAEVVHKSQIYEAVEKNATKDEEVEPKKKFKKSFATHTANKDNWKKFHKKKPQGNVDCKKCGKNHKGDCLGGTFICFKCKEPGHLARNCPTLKEQPERNPQGGQANQNSQNRKDTQGN comes from the coding sequence ATGGCacccaagagaagaagaggtagagGCCAGATTGAAGTGCCCCAAGAGAGCCCTGCAACACCAGTGAATGAAGGGCAAACTCAGATGGAACCAGTACTAGATGCTATTGGCAACCTTGTGGGGGCATTACAGAACCAAACTAATTGGGTAGAGGTGACTGCTCAAGCTACACCAACTGTTGGTAGTGGCAGCAGAAGGGAAGTGACTGAGACTGAGGACAAGCATGTCCTTATGGATTTTAAGAAGCTCCATTCGGTAGCTTTCAAGGGAACAGATGCTGATCCAGCTGTTTCCACACAGTGGATTAGTGACTTAGAGAAGGTTTATGAAGTGATCAGGTGCACTAATGCACAAAAGGTTATGTGTGCCACCTTTATGCTTCAAGGAGAAGCGGATCAGTGGTGGAAAATGACTAAGCCCATATTGGAAGCAGGTGATAGGCAAATCACCCAGGATGAATTCAAGGTAGCTTTTGATCATAAGTTTTTCCCACCTTGtgtaaagcaaaaaaaaatctttgagtTCATGCATTTAACTCAAGGAAGCCAAACAGTGATGATGTATGAGAGGAAGTTTGAGGAACTATCTAGGTATGCACCACAGATGGTGAGTACAGAGGAGATGAAAGCTCAACAGTCTGAGCAAGGCTTAAGGGTGGAGATCCAAAAGAGTATCTCTCCTATGCAACTAAAGACATATGCTGAAGTAGTCCACAAATCTCAGATTTATGAGGCTGTGGAGAAGAATGCAACAAAGGATGAAGAAgttgaaccaaagaaaaagttCAAGAAGAGTTTTGCTACCCATACAGCAAACAAGGACAATTGGAAGAAATTCCATAAGAAAAAGCCCCAAGGAAATGTTGACTGCAAGAAGTGTGGTAAGAACCACAAGGGTGATTGTTTGGGGGGAACGTTCATTTGCTTCAAGTGTAAGGAACCTGGACATCTTGCAAGGAATTGTCCAACTCTGAAGGAGCAGCCAGAGCGAAACCCCCAAGGAGGGCAAGCCAATCAAAATTCCCAGAACAGAAAGGACACTCAGGGAAACTAG
- the LOC122647760 gene encoding uncharacterized protein LOC122647760, with protein sequence MRMRPLEFEEGDKLFLKVAPMKGVMRFGKKGKLSPRYVGSFEILERLGPVAYKFVLSSELSNVHNVLDMSMLKRYIGDSSHILDYQPLQLNEDLSYVEEPVKILDRKDKVLRNRVVPLVKVLWRNHTSQEASWELESNMRDEYPQLFDDQGYMDVFLNFNHGIEGWKIRIQVVMREKVNDFSCF encoded by the exons ATGAGAATGAGGCCTTTAGAATTTGAGGAAGGGGATAAACTGTTTCTGAAAGTTGCACCAATGAAGGGAGTTATGAGATTTggcaagaaaggaaagttgagTCCGAGGTATGTAGGATCCTTCGAGATTCTTGAAAGACTTGGACCAGTGGCTTACAAGTTTGTCTTATCGTCGGAGTTGTCCAATGTTCACAATGTTTTAGACATGTCAATGCTGAAGAGGTACATTGGTGATTCATCTCATATTTTGGACTACCAACCGTTACAATTGAATGAAGATCTATCTTACGTGGAAGAACCTGTGAAGATTCTAGACCGGAAGGATAAAGTTTTGCGAAATCGAGTTGTCCCATTGGTGAAAGTCTTGTGGAGGAATCATACAAGCCaagaagcatcatgggagcTTGAATCCAACATGCGGGATGAATATCCCCAGTTATTTGATGATCAAG GTTATATGGATGTTTTTCTAAATTTCAATCATGGTATTGAAGGATGGAAAATTCGGATACAAGTGgtaatgagagaaaaagtaaatgatttttcttgtttctga